A genomic segment from Tachypleus tridentatus isolate NWPU-2018 unplaced genomic scaffold, ASM421037v1 Hic_cluster_2, whole genome shotgun sequence encodes:
- the LOC143242518 gene encoding uncharacterized protein LOC143242518 isoform X1, whose translation MPPHACHTGFQGSNPAWQYAEQLHGPSTSFIPDIPPLPPFPLDDEGVTDDEALASMLMSWYMSGYHTGNYQALRQMRTECCECQEHGNKNVVFVVHHELLYQKKN comes from the exons ATGCCACCTCATGCATGTCATACAGGTTTTCAG GGTTCCAATCCAGCTTGGCAGTATGCTGAACAACTCCATGGACCATCTACATCTTTT aTTCCAGATATTCCACCACTACCACCTTTTCCTCTGGATGATGAAGGTGTCACAGATGACGAAGCTCTAGCTTCAATGCTGATGTCATGGTATATGAGTGGATACCATACTGGTAACTATCAG GCCTTACGACAAATGCGTACTGAATGCTGTGAATGTCAAGAACATGGCAATAAAAATGTTGTCTTTGTTGTTCATCATGAATTATTGTATCAAAAAAAGAATTAg
- the LOC143242518 gene encoding uncharacterized protein LOC143242518 isoform X4: MPPHACHTGFQGSNPAWQYAEQLHGPSTSFIPDIPPLPPFPLDDEGVTDDEALASMLMSWYMSGYHTGLTTNAY; the protein is encoded by the exons ATGCCACCTCATGCATGTCATACAGGTTTTCAG GGTTCCAATCCAGCTTGGCAGTATGCTGAACAACTCCATGGACCATCTACATCTTTT aTTCCAGATATTCCACCACTACCACCTTTTCCTCTGGATGATGAAGGTGTCACAGATGACGAAGCTCTAGCTTCAATGCTGATGTCATGGTATATGAGTGGATACCATACTG GCCTTACGACAAATGCGTACTGA
- the LOC143242518 gene encoding uncharacterized protein LOC143242518 isoform X2 → MPPHACHTGFQGSNPAWQYAEQLHGPSTSFIPDIPPLPPFPLDDEGVTDDEALASMLMSWYMSGYHTVSNSSQQALMDSSCPDIIFPL, encoded by the exons ATGCCACCTCATGCATGTCATACAGGTTTTCAG GGTTCCAATCCAGCTTGGCAGTATGCTGAACAACTCCATGGACCATCTACATCTTTT aTTCCAGATATTCCACCACTACCACCTTTTCCTCTGGATGATGAAGGTGTCACAGATGACGAAGCTCTAGCTTCAATGCTGATGTCATGGTATATGAGTGGATACCATACTG tgtccaacagtagtcagcaagcattgatggattccagttgcccagatatcatttttccattgtag
- the LOC143242518 gene encoding uncharacterized protein LOC143242518 isoform X3, with protein MPPHACHTGFQGSNPAWQYAEQLHGPSTSFIPDIPPLPPFPLDDEGVTDDEALASMLMSWYMSGYHTGNYQCPTVVSKH; from the exons ATGCCACCTCATGCATGTCATACAGGTTTTCAG GGTTCCAATCCAGCTTGGCAGTATGCTGAACAACTCCATGGACCATCTACATCTTTT aTTCCAGATATTCCACCACTACCACCTTTTCCTCTGGATGATGAAGGTGTCACAGATGACGAAGCTCTAGCTTCAATGCTGATGTCATGGTATATGAGTGGATACCATACTGGTAACTATCAG tgtccaacagtagtcagcaagcattga